Sequence from the Osmia bicornis bicornis chromosome 13, iOsmBic2.1, whole genome shotgun sequence genome:
TGTCTGACATAGGGATCGTTTCTGGGACCATTAATGCTCGTGAAAGAAGCAACAACGACGGTGGAAcctttttgtttaaacttaAGTCTAACCATTGAGACAACTGCTCTTTTAATTTACTATCTGGCAGTCCGTACGCTCGCATTCCACGTGCTCTACACGCCTGTTGTAGTTCACTTCTAGTAAGAGAATCTATACCTTCTTTCTCAATTaactataaatataaattatgtcattatatgaatatttaatattattacctgataatttgattatatttgaagaagaaaaattacttTATCATCTGCGGTAAGACTCCTTAACCGCATTCTAAGtaaaaatcttaaaaaattCGTCGTTCCAAGAGTTTGCACATCTAATACTCTACATAATGCAACTAATTGCGGCCGAGAAAGGGAGTCTAAAGTAATTTCATCCTCAAAAAGTTTGCTGAATTGCATTATTTCTTCATTGCTGGCTACAGAACCAGAACTACGAACTTTATAAAAGAATTCTGCAAATTCTTTGGCTCTTTTCGATTTATAATCGGACGATTGCACAGCCATATCACCCAacgttttttgcaaaaatttagccatttcaattttcatctgaaacaaaaaattgcTATGTAATATCTGTTAAAACAATTATGTTAATAATAGAAGACGAAAACAGATCTATACTTTTAATGcttgtttcaatttattctcCTTGTCTGTTGCTGTTTGGAAGGTGGATGGTAACAACCCAGGGAAGAATTTAATGACAATTGGAAGCAAAAACTCCATGAAGGGTACAATAATGAAAACGGAGAAAGGAATAAGCCTGAACACATCCCCTGTTGTTTTTACAAGCTGAAAGTagtttacaaaaattattgataaGATTAGATTAATCAGAACAATGAAGTAATCTCAATGTAACTTACAAGTCTATGTTCTCTTCTACTAAGTTCATGACCCTTCAAAATTCTCCAAAGTAGCTTTGATGATATTTTCATATCAAGGCCCAATAATCTAAATCCAtgataataatgtaaaatttcacCTTTTACTTTTTGCCATAATGTAGgcttttctataatttcttttgGAACACTTTTAGCAACAGAGACTTCTGCCTTTGACTTTTCTTCTGCCTTTGCCTTTTCCTCTGCCTTTTGTTCCTTGATATTCTTTACAGTCTGTTCAACCTTAGAAGATGACTCTTGACCCTTCCATGTTGGTGTTACATAAAATGTACGGAATTGTACATATggcaaattattattataattaggaCAATTTTCTGCTAATGCAGAGTGCATTAACAGTCTATTATTTCTTGGGTCTCTTCTACCCATATAAACAAATGCTAAGCTACCATTTATTTGATTGGTACTGTACCATAATTTAAAGCAGCCATACTCTGTAAGAAATACATAACACATAACTTTCAAAATAATCAGTAATATTATTACTTAAAACATTGCAGTTAGcatttaattgataattattaaaaatacaatggAATATGTATTACAACAATGAATTACAATATAACCTGCTGCTAGATGTgattatataaattacaaaatgaaaacaaaaataatacagCAAACAAGTTTCTGTTGATTTATCATAGATATTAATAGATCTATCTACAAATTTACtagttatatgtatataattggTACAATATGTATAATCTGTGGGCCGGAAAATGTTAGCTTATCATTCTGATTAACTTATCGAATATAATTAAGGTACATACGGCGTATTGCTGATCTGTGACCAGATACCATTGCTTTTGTATGAATTAAcgaattcattttatattaaaatattgttttcGTAATTTTCGTTCTTTATTAAACTCGTATGTCGCCGTAGTGTGGTAAAATACCATATGATACCATACCATTACACATTTTCTAACTTGAACATAGCGATGAGAGATCAAAGATCAGATGGTTGTTAAACTGATAGCCACGTTGCTAGGGCAAATTAATACtgatttgtatttaattattcctgCACAGTTATGTTTCCAAATACATTTACGATTGAATGTACACTACAATTATGTTGCAAAACTgaattttcgtttatttacGAAACGATGATCGGTATTTAAGAACATTCAGGCAGTGTTCTTGTTACAAAACGCTTTAATAGAAACGGgataatatacttttttacaaagcaattaataacaaataatttaatagttATACCATATTTTCATAGTCATACTATACTATATAATGGTTTCCTTGCAGAAGtgaatttctttaataaattcCAACTACTTTCAACTTAGTTTATCAGCGCTAAGTTCTACCAATGCAAATTAAGTTACGGGTATATCGGTATATTGATGAGTTGAGGAACACAAAGGAAACAGGAGATTCATTTTCGAATACACTACAAATCTTGTGCAAGAACTGACCAAGTGCCAGTAAGCAGGGTGGGGGAGGTGCACTAAAGCTTTTAGTAGCCGCCATGTTTTTCTCTGAGTGGGGTGTGTAGAAGAGGCCGGGGTGAAAATCATCTCTCGAGGCATGCAGGTATGTCAAAAGATTGAACATTTTCGTTGATCACGATTGAAATGACCACCATGCTTAATATAAGTTGACAGTACGTCACGTACAAAGAGAGGTTTGCTTTCGTTTCGTAACGTCATATAGTTGTTCTTTTTACAACGAAAGAACTATGACTCAGGCGAAACGCATAGCGCAATTGGCAAGGTTATTCGCATTGCTCGACCAATGTCTTTGCCAACAATTCCTATAGACAGCTGTGCTGCAGCGTTATGCGTTCGAATTTGCAGTTTGTTTTTGTGCACCAGTTCGAGAGACATCTATCAAGTGGACGAGGCTGGTTGATAATGCGTCCAAAACTCAAAAATTCATATTACATTCCACTTACTCGCACCGCGTAATCTGGTGATAAGCATTTTTTGACAGCGTTGATAACGGTTCCGATCCGTTTCGATCGATTTTGCGgcttgtttttattttgcaaaatgTAGGGTTGGTAACCCGTTTTTTAGCCACGACGTGGAACATTTATTTTGGATCCATGGTTCGTGCAACGTGACTTAATAGCCTCTAACACAAATACGTTTCTAACTACGTCTTATATTTCTAATTGCATTTTGCGCAAAAATGATTGCGATTGTTTGAAGCTTGTACACGCGCGTAATGAACAGAACGTTTGAAAACGTAGATCATGAATGTCCGTTTTGCGTTTTAATGAAACAAGTAAAATTTAACGTGCAGTTgccttattttctttttgtctgaaaaataaatactCTACTTTCACTTAGGTTTaagaaatcaaatttttaagaCGTTTAATTTACGTACCGAGAAAATGAACACATTTATGATATTCTGTATCATATTACATCgtgtttattaaataaaaaattaagtttTTGATACGATTTATTACTTCATCTAAAAATTAGATTAATCACTAATTTGATTtctaaatattgtgttaaaaTATCTATGACTGACATTCCTTTATCTTCCTTATAATATGATAACAGTTATTATGGCAGACTAACTGAagttaattataaatagaaCACTACATATTGgcttaatttaataaaattttgtgcATGGTTTTCTTTTAACAAATTAGGGCTCTAATATTATAACAATTGTATTAATTGAAACATCCATAGTAGATTTAAGTTATGTGTAAAAGAATAACgctgttaattataaaaataaataaaaataatgaaaaactTTGTAttggatttatttatttctgtaAAATATGTTGTTATATTCACACTGTTCATAAGAATAATTTGGAAATCATAAAATTTCAGTGTCAAAATGGGAAGGAGACTATATTTGTTATCCTTCACTAAGACCTGCCAGCCTCATTTCCACAAGATATCCACCACCTGTGCACAAGAACtaagtaatttttaaacaacGTAACTGAAATCACAAGAAGTACTATTCACTGATTGTGGGCAACGAAACTAAAAGTGAGAAATTACAAGTAACAAAGACAAAGAAAAACGTTTATCGAACTAGTAAATGTCAAGGTGGTGGATTCAGTAAAAT
This genomic interval carries:
- the LOC114880179 gene encoding mitochondrial proton/calcium exchanger protein, which translates into the protein MNSLIHTKAMVSGHRSAIRQYGCFKLWYSTNQINGSLAFVYMGRRDPRNNRLLMHSALAENCPNYNNNLPYVQFRTFYVTPTWKGQESSSKVEQTVKNIKEQKAEEKAKAEEKSKAEVSVAKSVPKEIIEKPTLWQKVKGEILHYYHGFRLLGLDMKISSKLLWRILKGHELSRREHRLLVKTTGDVFRLIPFSVFIIVPFMEFLLPIVIKFFPGLLPSTFQTATDKENKLKQALKMKIEMAKFLQKTLGDMAVQSSDYKSKRAKEFAEFFYKVRSSGSVASNEEIMQFSKLFEDEITLDSLSRPQLVALCRVLDVQTLGTTNFLRFLLRMRLRSLTADDKLIEKEGIDSLTRSELQQACRARGMRAYGLPDSKLKEQLSQWLDLSLNKKVPPSLLLLSRALMVPETIPMSDKLKATISALPDTVVARTQCAIGEKEGKMDHKTNIEIIKMEERKIEEERQEKEPQPAVHQEHKTDEITKTDVKVIEQALDSLGEDKKHIVEKGELKELKEEMADYQEDLKEFYEIKAAAKGQKDIENIKVSKGAIRLFKQMNKMIHKMDEVVSELESKKQIKQSEKKESIDEGKGTSSKTIEELVKIEELISAIRKIQNVPDQHRLQRITEILAKIDDDRDGAIKVEDVLKVLELIGKEDIKLSKKQVDELLELIDKEEILESDDQIQKTLQKEASEKLKDGECTATKYIAPKSPVPATPVTTEKGYGKEELDENVADSKKSVGTSSSEPEKERSAAVLKSNSTSDPVRNPPIAPGVPPPAKKAEGSKQL